The proteins below are encoded in one region of Leishmania mexicana MHOM/GT/2001/U1103 complete genome, chromosome 5:
- a CDS encoding putative protein tyrosine phosphatase: MGIKDMYLLAYNAGMCAGWATILVKVIGHLAEGRDVASVYPEIARLLCVAQTGAIVEIFHAAFGVVRSPVGTTFLQVLSRLIVLYGAVRIGDTDSTKSLVFVQMLVAWCLSEVIRYSFYGANLLSVSVAPLTWLRYSAFMVLYPVGITGEIGCLYKALPYIQKHKPWTVELPNKLNFTFSWYNSVWFILLGVYPYGSYVMYSYMLAQRRKTLAKAASERSKKSA, from the coding sequence ATGGGCATCAAGGACATGTACCTGCTCGCCTACAACGCGGGCATGTGTGCTGGCTGGGCCACAATCCTCGTAAAGGTCATCGGGCATTTGGCGGAGGGTCGAGACGTCGCCTCGGTGTACCCCGAGAttgcgcggctgctgtgcgttGCGCAGACCGGCGCCATTGTCGAAATCTTTCATGCCGCCTTCGGGGTCGTGCGCAGCCCAGTCGGCACGACCTTCCTGCAGGTCCTGTCGCGCCTCATCGTACTGTACGGTGCCGTGCGCATCGGAGACACGGACTCCACGAAGAGCCTCGTCTTTGTTCAGATGCTGGTCGCCTGGTGCCTGAGCGAAGTAATTCGCTACTCCTTCTACGGCGCGAACCTCCTCAGCGTCAGTGTTGCGCCGCTGACGTGGCTGCGCTACTCCGCCTTCATGGTGCTCTACCCTGTCGGCATCACCGGAGAGATCGGCTGCCTTTACAAGGCGCTGCCGTACATCCAGAAGCACAAGCCGTGGACCGTGGAACTGCCGAACAAGTTGAACTTCACCTTCTCGTGGTACAACTCCGTGTGGTTTATCCTCCTCGGCGTATACCCCTACGGCAGCTACGTCATGTACTCGTACatgctcgcgcagcgccgcaagaCTTTGGCGAAGGCCGCGTCCGAGAGGTCGAAGAAGTCGGCGTAA
- a CDS encoding putative ARP2/3 complex 16kDa subunit, producing the protein MASAEASAAPTARLCAELDALETTSLRRLPIDDARRVLARLDDVDAQLCCSAGVAVPIPDSREGAVPCAANGGTMPSADDASTGTLKKLRSTFAAELTVSQQDALMRVLYACMASCASGVTTPTLEAACCAPTGAHAPLSPAVVRRLYEWHAALHDAAGDGAVVRALMSR; encoded by the coding sequence ATGGCGTCGGCTGAGGCCTCTGCTGCTCCGACAGCGCGTCTCTGCGCCGAGCTGGACGCGCTCGAAACGACGTCATTGCGGCGCCTCCCCATCGACGATGCACGCCGTGTGCTGGCTCGGCTCGACGACGTGGACGCGCAGCTCTGCTGTAGCGCCGGTGTTGCAGTTCCCATCCCAGACAGCCGTGAAGGCGCGGTTCCCTGCGCCGCAAATGGAGGCACCATGCCCTCAGCTGATGATGCCTCCACGGGGACACTCAAGAAGCTGCGCTCGACCTTCGCCGCTGAGCTGACCGTCTCCCAGCAAGATGCACTGATGCGTGTATTGTACGCGTGCATGGCATCTTGCGCCTCTGGCGTCACGACACCCACATTGGAAGCAGCTTGCTGTGCACCGactggtgcgcacgcgcctctCTCACCAGCGGTTGTGCGCCGACTGTACGAGTGGCACGCAGCCCTGCACGACGCGgctggcgatggcgcggtggtgcgtgccTTGATGAGCAgatga
- a CDS encoding phosphate carrier protein, mitochondrial precursor-like protein — translation MLPVPTGFAVHSRNTVSNNSEGDGHGNRVDERSTALGPVAGVGGGLTTEADVVSAVITTSLLPPGSANGVGAASHFTPIVGARDRVCFQHFLIAAAAAALTAVLVVTYVWQSTSAFNIDPVTGKVRPHSFQYFVYCFLGGIAAGLMHLLVAPIDILKCRVQVGEYRSFRDGFVHLFRVEAGGSVYRALPLFFRGWLPMLWGYCIQGSIKFSLYEIFKYVLLIVILEPSVKVKAAAAAAGGVTNSLASSPPARVSGVYQFFVFLFSSCLAEMVADLGLAPWEAVKIRMQTSPSFPAHLRSALPRMWETEGLHGFYKGLVPLWSRQVPYTMMKFSSFEFVVVGLQSLFHSLGITDAEEPGVLGKLVISLLAGVVAGLLCGVVSHPADTVLSKMNQRSSAPTSSAVPALANTLADTQCGSVGHGRAGAAHSGAMHGVLEVMRELGWRGIWKGLAPRLLMVVSLTALQWVTYDGFKVWAGLPTSGDVEK, via the coding sequence ATGTTGCCCGTGCCGACCGGCTTTGCGGTGCACAGCCGCAACACTGTCTCAAACAACAGTGAAGGCGACGGGCACGGTAATCGCGTCGATGAGCGAAGTACCGCCTTGGGGCCTGTGGCTGGCGTCGGCGGAGGCTTAACAACGGAAGCAGATGTGGTAAGCGCAGTGATAACGACGTCCCTCTTGCCGCCTGGCAGCGCGAATGGAGTGGGGGCGGCCTCGCATTTCACGCCCATCGTGGGCGCGCGAGACCGGGTGTGCTTCCAGCACTTCCtcatcgcggcggcggcggcggcgctcacGGCGGTCCTCGTCGTCACGTACGTGTGGCAGTCCACCTCCGCGTTCAACATCGACCCGGTCACCGGCAAGGTACGCCCGCACTCGTTCCAGTACTTCGTCTACTGTTTTCTGGGCGGCATCGCGGCGGGGCTGATGCACCTCCTCGTTGCCCCGATCGACATCCTAAAGTGCCGCGTGCAGGTGGGTGAGTACCGAAGCTTTAGGGACGGCTTCGTGCACCTATTCCGCGTTGAGGCCGGCGGCTCCGTCTaccgcgcgctgccgctgttctTCCGCGGGTGGCTGCCAATGCTGTGGGGATACTGCATTCAAGGCTCGATCAAGTTCTCTCTCTACGAAATATTCAAGTACGTGCTGCTGATCGTCATTCTGGAGCCGTCAGTGAaggtgaaggcggcagctgcggccgcggGAGGCGTGACCAACTCGCtcgcgtcgtcgccaccggcgcgtGTGTCCGGCGTCTACCAGTTCTtcgtctttctcttctccagctgcctGGCCGAAATGGTTGCCGATCTCGGTCTGGCGCCGTGGGAGGCGGTAAAGATTCGCATGCAGACCTCGCCGTCGTTTCCGGCGCACCTCCGCAGCGCCCTGCCGCGCATGTGGGAGACGGAGGGGCTGCACGGTTTTTACAAGGGGCTCGTGCCGCTCTGGAGCAGGCAGGTGCCGTACACAATGATGAAGTTCTCCTCGTTCGAATTCGTCGTCGTTGGGCTGCAGTCCCTCTTCCATAGCCTTGGGATCACGGACGCCGAGGAGCCTGGTGTCTTGGGTAAGCTGGTGATAAGCTTGCTCGCCGGAGTGGTAGCGGGGCTGCTGTGCGGCGTTGTGTCGCACCCGGCGGACACGGTGCTGTCGAAGATGAATCAGAGGTCATCTGCGCCCACATCGAGTGCTGTGCCGGCGTTGGCCAATACGCTTGCAGACACCCAATGCGGCAGCGTGGGGCACGGCAGAGCCGGCGCCGCACACAGTGGCGCGATGCACGGTGTTCTTGAGGTGATGCGTGAGCTAGGGTGGCGCGGCATCTGGAAAGGCTTGGCTCCTCGCCTGTTGATGGTGGTTTCGCTGACGGCACTGCAGTGGGTGACGTATGACGGCTTCAAGGTGTGGGCTGGACTGCCTACCTCCGGCGATGTAGAAAAGTGA
- a CDS encoding glutaredoxin-like protein — protein sequence MRSWNRGRPLAASGHLVCVSRRSPVTAGTTLATTYASANAVPCPPLSSSMAASAHRVSAAFFHTSRVHRAPSDVSDDLAKDLQDIISHDRLVVFLTGTPAQPRCRFTAQLVDLLDQLGVKYSFFNILDDEEVCEGLKAYSDWPTYPQVYVDGELLGGFDICKTMMLDGTLTTMLKDKQLI from the coding sequence ATGCGCTCGTGGAATCGAGGGCGTCCCCTCGCTGCGAGTGGCCACCTCGTCTGCGTGTCGCGAAGGTCTCCGGTGACGGCAGGCACCACCCTTGCCACGACGTACGCGTCGGCTAATGCCGTGCCCTGCCCACCGCTGTCGTCCTCCATGGCTGCGTCAGCGCACCGCGTATCCGCGGCATTTTTCCACACCTCCCGCGTGCACCGCGCCCCGTCGGACGTGTCGGACGACCTCGCGAAGGATCTGCAGGACATCATCTCTCACGACcgcctcgtcgtcttcctcACCGGCACCCCGGCGCAACCGCGGTGCCGGTTCACAGCGCAGCTGGTCGACCTCCTCGACCAGCTCGGTGTCAAGTACAGCTTTTTCAACATCctggacgacgaggaggttTGCGAGGGGCTCAAGGCGTACAGCGACTGGCCGACGTACCCGCAGGTGTACGTGGACGGAGAGCTGCTCGGCGGCTTCGATATTTGCAAGACGATGATGCTGGATGGCACTCTGACGACGATGCTGAAGGATAAGCAGCTCATCTGA
- a CDS encoding minichromosome maintenance protein-like protein has protein sequence MGGRRGGDGATRVTSTALPAAAATTAQADAWMDALWEIHCGTPLAGAVRYTDAIVETMWGLFQPLLSELDVYPLAIADMHPETVTATTAATVPFTDFIVLRLMEPATPARHGHRHRGGDRGDVEEDPQNEFGNALTAVMRTALLEQPCIVLALVEFFTAVWLYQYEARKLSTLQNAQHGTRRQGDGGAQGTGPPTVAAAASKVPALRRVYAAVSGDVRHAMPFDQLGAAQLGRVLTIKGTVVRMSPARISCVCMSYRCGHCGVVKQQRTQDGVLTYPGPCASARCRGYKWTPLTDQAVCEEVQLLRLQEHTTFFDVSSSLASPSGSSGATQQGGGGGNGSNAGNSGSQRMGSSGMHVMIEVELRAPWLDAVTVGDSVCVCGVLETRRGEGKQGSGMQQVCLRARAVRSLRSQGNSASSPSLSSIAALQRRQRDGALLFATMGPGGCRDGPWRLAHGGGAAMFGDGTSTGGALRGDGEGGADDEVMLDTAAQLGGVRPTAIVAATTASAITALPSGARVSFPSGLDAWSAEETGRFYEVARHPQWFARLTASVAPSIFGMELVKQALLLSIVGGNRDKNGGETRSSIHVLLLGDPGLGKSQLLRAACAVAPRSSFVCAHTSSSCGLTMTLTRDPVSGETTFEAGAVVHGDGGITCLDEIDKGVQEHKALLEVMEQETVSLAKAGMIFSMPVRTSILAAGNPIGGRVDPSKSLAANVNISPALLSRFDIIACLRNPHGHTSRAQQALTDHVLQWHRRGPAGGDGGEGGSGDEQGHGRGAGPLPLPLVQRFLLFCRSQCQPTLCPEACDVLKAHYLAQRQHLAEPQHGLAHGATASCAGGAAGHLSDSSSASGPLPRAAVGLEATVTPRYLQALIRVAEARAKLELRHAVTREDAEYAVQLLQSCLHSFDGLAASGSAAVGAAAGSGDVGAGRRPAKLNQRDAVLQRLKLAIVEENGGVNLFTVQAILDVCESVGCRSAAAMLRQLNEHGFLLQKGSNRYCLRGC, from the coding sequence ATGGGCGGCAGACgaggcggtgatggtgcaACGAGAGTCACGTCCACCGCGctgccagcagctgcagcaacaaCGGCGCAGGCCGACGCCTGGATGGACGCGCTCTGGGAGATCCACTGCGGCACCCCCCTCGCCGGAGCGGTGCGCTACACGGACGCCATCGTCGAGACCATGTGGGGGTTGTTTCAACCGCTCCTCAGCGAGCTGGATGTGTACCCCCTCGCCATTGCGGATATGCACCCGgagacggtgacggcgacgacagccGCCACGGTGCCCTTCACGGACTTTATCGTTCTCCGTCTTATGGAGCCTGCAACGCCTGCCAGGCACGGGCACAGGCACCGCGGTGGTGATCGTGGGGACGTGGAAGAGGACCCCCAAAACGAGTTTGGCAACGCATTGACCGCGGTAATGCGCACCGCGCTACTCGAGCAGCCCTGCATCGTGCTCGCCCTCGTGGAGTTCTTCACCGCCGTGTGGCTGTACCAATACGAAGCACGGAAGCTCAGCACGTTGCAGAATGCGCAGCACGGCACGCGACGCCaaggcgacggtggtgcacAAGGCACAGGGCCTCCcacagtagcagcagcggcatcgaaGGTACCGGCGCTTCGCCGCGTGTATGCGGCCGTGAGCGGTGATGTGCGGCACGCAATGCCGTTCGACCAGCTCGGCGCTGCACAGCTCGGGCGAGTGCTGACGATCAAAGGAACGGTCGTCCGCATGAGTCCGGCGCGCatctcgtgtgtgtgtatgtccTACCGCTGCGGTCACTGCGGCGTTGTGAAGCAGCAGAGGACCCAAGACGGCGTGCTCACCTACCCGGGCCCGTGCGCGAgcgcccgctgccgcggctacAAGTGGACCCCGCTAACGGATCAGGCGGTAtgcgaggaggtgcagctgcttcgGCTGCAAGAGCACACGACCTTCTTCGACGTGTCCTCATCGCTGGCCTCGCctagcggcagcagcggcgccactcagcaaggcggtggtggtggcaatGGAAGCAACGctggcaacagcggcagccaaCGCATGGGCAGTAGCGGCATGCATGTCATGATCGAGGTGGAGCTGCGGGCGCCGTGGCTCGACGCCGTCACGGTGGGCGActccgtctgcgtgtgtggcgtgtTAGAGACGCGGCGGGGCGAGGGTAAACAAGGCAGTGGCATGCAGCAGGTGTGCCTGCGCGCCAGGGCAGTGCGGAGTCTGCGCAGCCAGGGAAACTCTGCCAGCTCGCCCTCCTTGAGCAGCATCGCagccctgcagcgccgccagcgcgacGGAGCGCTCCTCTTCGCAACCATGGGTCCCGGTGGTTGCCGCGACGGCCCATGGCGGCTGGCACACGGCGGCGGGGCCGCCATGTTCGGGGATGGCACCAGCACTGGTGGTGCCctgcgcggcgacggcgaagggggagcggacgacgaggtgaTGCTTGACACTGCCGCACAGCTCGGCGGTGTCAGACCCACGGCCATCGTAGCGGCGACTACCGCGTCTGCCatcacggcgctgccgtctgGCGCCCGTGTTTCCTTCCCCTCCGGGCTCGACGCCTGGTCTGCCGAGGAGACGGGGCGCTTCTACGAGGTTGCGCGGCACCCGCAGTGGTTTGCGCGGCTGACGGCctcggtggcgccgtcgaTCTTCGGCATGGAGCTGGTGAAGCAGGCTCTGCTGCTCTCCATTGTGGGCGGCAACCGTGATAAGAATGGCGGTgagacgcgcagcagcattCACGTCCTGCTTCTCGGCGATCCAGGGCTTGGCAAGTCACAGCTGCTTCGTGCGGCctgcgctgtggcgccgcgcagctcgtttgtgtgtgcgcacacatCGTCGTCTTGCGGCCTCACCATGACACTGACGCGGGACCCCGTGTCGGGGGAGACGACGTTCGAGGCaggcgccgtcgtgcacggcgatggtggcatCACGTGTCTCGACGAGATCGACAAGGGCGTCCAGGAGCACAAGGCGCTGCTTGAGGTGATGGAGCAGGAGACAGTGAGTCTCGCAAAGGCGGGCATGATATTCTCCATGCCCGTGCGCACCTCCATATTGGCTGCCGGCAACCCcatcggcggccgcgtcgacCCGAGCAAGTCCCTCGCCGCCAACGTGAACATCTCTCCGGCGCTGCTCAGTCGCTTTGACATCATCGCGTGTCTGCGCAACCCTCACGGGCACACCAGCagggcgcagcaggcgctgacGGACCACGTCCTCCAGTGGCATCGCCGTGGCCCCGCGGGTGGGGacggcggtgaaggcggcagcggtgacgagcAGGGCCACGGGCGCGGCGCTGGTCCTCTGCCGCTCCCGCTCGTGCAGCGCTTTCTTCTCTTCTGCCGCTCGCAGTGCCAGCCAACGCTCTGCCCTGAGGCGTGCGACGTCCTGAAGGCGCACTACCTCgcgcagcgtcagcaccTGGCTGAACCGCAGCACGGGCTCGCGCACGGCGCCACGGCTAGctgtgctggtggtgcggcaggTCACCTCTCAGATTCTAGCAGCGCCTCGGGGCCACTTCCCAGAGCTGCCGTGGGGCTCGAGGCTACCGTGACCCCGCGCTACCTGCAGGCTCTCatccgcgtcgccgaggcACGCGCGAAGCTGGAACTGCGCCACGCCGTCACCAGAGAAGATGCCGAGtacgcggtgcagctgctacAGTCGTGCCTACATTCTTTCGACGGTCTTGCCGCGTCGGGCTCAGCTGCggtcggcgccgcggcaggctCGGGGGATGTCGGAGCAGGCAGGAGGCCCGCAAAGCTCAACCAGCGCGATGCCGTGCTGCAACGACTCAAGCTCGCCATCGTGGAGGAGAACGGCGGCGTAAATCTCTTCACGGTGCAAGCGATCCTGGACGTGTGCGAATCCGttggctgccgcagcgccgcggcgatgctCCGCCAGCTGAACGAGCACGGCTTTCTCTTGCAGAAGGGCAGCAATAGGTACTGCCTCCGAGGGTGCTGA
- a CDS encoding trypanothione reductase, translating into MSRSYDLVVIGAGSGGLEAGWNAAVTHKKKVAVVDLQAEHGPPLFAALGGTCVNVGCVPKKLMVTGAQYMDTLRESGGFGWEMTRESLCSNWKTLIAAKNKVVSGINESYKKMFAETEGLSFHMGFGALQDAHTVVVRESEDQNSDVLETLDTEYILIATGSWPTRLGIPGDELCITSNEAFYLEDAPKRTLCVGGGYIAVEFAGIFNGYKPRGGIVDLCYRGDVILRGFDLELRKSLTKQLEANGIQVRTKLSPTKITKNEDGSKHVHFNDGTEADYDQVMLAIGRVPRSQALQLDKAGVKTGKNDAVLVDAYSKTSMDNIYAIGDVTSRVMLTPVAINEGAAFVETVFAGKPRATDHTKVACAVFSIPPIGTCGLTEEEAAKIYEIVAVYESSFTPLMHNISGSKYKEFMVRIITNESDGEVLGVHMLGESAPEIIQSVGICMKMGAKISDFHNTIGVHPTSAEELCSMRTPAYFYENGKRVEKLSSNL; encoded by the coding sequence ATGTCCCGCTCCTACGACCTCGTGGTGATTGGCGCCGGATCTGGAGGTCTGGAGGCGGGATGGAACGCGGCTGTCACGCACAAGAAGAAGGTGGCCGTCGTCGATTTGCAGGCGGAGCACGGTCCGCCGCTCTTCGCCGCGCTCGGCGGCACGTGCGTGAACGTCGGCTGCGTCCCTAAGAAACTCATGGTGACAGGTGCGCAATACATGGACACGCTCCGTGAGTCTGGCGGCTTCGGATGGGAGATGACCCGCGAATCACTTTGCTCCAACTGGAAGACGCTCATCGCCGCGAAGAACAAGGTGGTGAGCGGCATCAACGAGAGCTACAAGAAAATGTTCGCTGAAACGGAGGGCCTCAGCTTTCACATGGGCTTCGGCGCCCTTCaggacgcgcacacggtggtggtgcgcgagTCTGAAGACCAAAACAGCGACGTGCTTGAGACACTCGACACGGAGTACATCCTCATCGCCACCGGCTCCTGGCCGACACGCCTCGGAATCCCCGGCGACGAGCTCTGCATCACGAGCAATGAGGCCTTCTACCTCGAAGATGCCCCCAAGCGTACACtgtgcgtcggcggcggctacATCGCCGTGGAGTTTGCCGGCATCTTTAACGGCTACAAGCCCCGCGGCGGTATCGTGGACTTGTGCTACCGCGGCGATGTTATTCTACGCGGCTTCGACTTGGAGCTGCGCAAGAGCCTGAcgaagcagctggaggcgaaCGGAATACAAGTACGCACCAAGCTGAGCCCGACGAAGATCACGAAGAATGAGGACGGCTCGAAGCACGTTCACTTCAACGATGGCACGGAGGCGGACTACGATCAGGTCATGCTCGCGATTGGCCGCGTGCCGCgctcgcaggcgctgcagctcgatAAGGCCGGCGTCAAAACAGGAAAGaacgacgccgtgctggtCGACGCGTACTCGAAAACATCGATGGACAACATCTACGCCATCGGGGACGTGACGAGCCGCGTGATGTTGACGCCGGTGGCCATCAACGAAGGCGCCGCCTTCGTCGAAACCGTCTTCGCCGGCAAGCCCCGCGCCACCGACCACACGAAGGTCGCGTGCGCCGTCTTCTCAATACCGCCGATCGGCACGTGCGGtctgacggaggaggaggcggcaaagATCTACGAGATCGTCGCCGTCTACGAGAGCTCTTTCACGCCCCTCATGCACAACATCAGTGGCAGCAAGTACAAGGAGTTTATGGTCCGCATCATCACGAACGAATCGGACGGCGAGGTGCTGGGCGTTCACATGCTCGGCGAGAGTGCGCCTGAAATCATTCAGAGCGTCGGTATTTGCATGAAGATGGGCGCCAAGATCAGCGACTTCCACAACACCATCGGCGTTCACCCGACGAGCGCCGAGGAGCTCTGCTCCATGCGCACTCCGGCGTACTTTTACGAGAATGGCAAGCGCGTCGAAAAGCTCAGCAGCAACCTctga
- a CDS encoding putative ATP-dependent RNA helicase, with product MAEFHRLGIQRWLSEQCTYMALETPTPIQRKCIPAILAGRHVVGGAATGSGKTAAFALPILQTLAADAYGVFALVLTPSRELAYQIIDQFIAFGAPLQVRTMLAIGGVPTEAQVDALKARPHIVAATPGRLRHLLEVFAPEVKKAFAHLRYLVLDEADRLTEGDILRDVQSLLRLLPPTRQRQVLMFTATLHPRLTTLEAPQAEQGLPTSSGATREREGHSLASSHSPPLPQPQNGEAAEAAEHFSLLAELGITDASTLEVAVVGGAIQEGLGHAAESGSAAAADESTSSATAPTLPGRPTAFHLPETLTQSYLFIPNMVKLPYLVAALRLQGKAQSTIVYVNSCLRAELVRLTLQLLGFPVCSLDSLLTQQHRLDNVASFKLGISRILVCTDIAARGLDIPAVSLVLHYDVPKHAETYVHRVGRTARAGREGTSVALVTEYDVSLVQRIEKKISTTLTLWKSPAAKESAILPLLDEVSSAKIQARQQVTEQFGARVQTNKAHAAQKKVAAAAARSAGSPRQQQQRLPSAEPSPTASMADTASPTALSGLKRARSSAATAEDAPAKAGGVAKKAKKGAAVRSLAADATASRRSTAQQRPTKKSAAGESDHSPARQRVKKAA from the coding sequence ATGGCCGAGTTTCACCGACTCGGCATCCAGCGCTGGCTTTCAGAGCAGTGCACGTACATGGCGCTGGAGACCCCAACCCCGATTCAACGCAAGTGCATCCCGGCCATCCTGGCAGGCCgccacgtcgtcggcggcgccgcgacCGGCTCGGGTAAGACGGCCGCCTTTGCCCTTCCCATTCTACAGACGCTCGCGGCCGACGCGTACGGCGTCTTCGCCCTTGTGCTGACGCCATCCAGGGAGTTGGCGTACCAGATCATTGACCAGTTTATCGCCTtcggcgcaccgctgcaggtACGCACGATGCTTGCCATTGGCGGGGTGCCGACGGAGGCGCAAGTGGACGCACTGAAGGCACGGCCGCACATCGTCGCAGCGACACCCGGacggctccgccacctgctggAGGTGTTTGCGCcggaggtgaagaaggcgTTCGCCCACCTACGCTACCTGGTGCTGGACGAGGCGGACCGGCTGACGGAGGGCGATATTCTACGAGATGTCCAGTCGCTGCTACGCCTGCTCCCGCcaacgcggcagcgacaggtGCTGATGTTcacggcgacgctgcaccCTCGGCTCACCACCCTGGAGGCTCCGCAAGCGGAGCAGGGATTGCCTACAAGCAGTGGTGCGACAAGGGAGCGTGAAGGTCACAGCCTTGCTTCATCGCactcaccgccgctgccgcagccgcagaacGGAGAGGCGGCCGAAGCCGCAGAGCACTTCTCCCTGCTGGCAGAGCTCGGCATCACGGATGCATCAACCTTGGAGGTTGCGGTGGTGGGAGGAGCCATACAGGAAGGCCTAGGCCACGCCGCGGAAAGCGgaagcgcagctgccgctgatgAGTCAACCAGctccgcgacggcgccgacacTCCCGGGAAGGCCGACGGCGTTCCACCTACCAGAGACGCTCACACAAAGCTACCTGTTCATCCCGAACATGGTGAAGCTGCCGTACctcgtggcggcgctgcgcttgCAGGGCAAAGCGCAGTCCACCATCGTCTACGTCAACTCCTGCCTGCGCGCAGAGCTGGTGCGActgacgctgcagctgctcggcTTCCCAGTATGCAGCCTCGATTCACTCCTgacacagcagcaccggcttGATAACGTAGCCAGCTTCAAGTTAGGTATCTCGCGCATTCTCGTCTGTACCGACATCGCGGCTCGCGGGCTCGACATCCCGGCCGTCAGCCTGGTGCTCCACTACGACGTACCAAAGCACGCGGAGACGTACGTTCATCGTGTGGGTCGCACCGCGCGTGCCGGCCGCGAGGGCACGTCGGTCGCGCTCGTCACGGAGTACGACGTGAGTCTCGTGCAGCGCATCGAGAAGAAGATCAGCACCACGCTCACCCTGTGGAAGTCGCCAGCGGCGAAGGAGTCTGCGATTCTCccgctgctggacgaggtGTCGTCCGCCAAGATCCAGGCGAGGCAGCAGGTGACGGAGCAGTTTGGTGCACGTGTGCAAACGAACAAAGCGCACGCGGCCCAAAAAAAggtagcggcagcggcggcgcgctctgCAGGCtcaccacggcagcagcagcagcgcttgccCAGCGCAGAACCGAGCCCTACTGCTAGCATGGCTGACACAGCATCGCCCACCGCGCTCAGCGGATTGAAGCGCGCTCGCAgctctgccgccactgccgaaGATGCACCCGCCAAAGCAGGCGGCGTCGCGAAGAAGGCGAAAAAgggcgccgcggtgcgcagctTGGCTGCCGACGCCACCGCATCGCGGAGgagcacagcacagcagcggccgaCTAAGAAGAGCGCGGCCGGCGAGTCAGACCACAGTCCGGCTCGCCAGCGTGTGAAGAAGGCTGCATAG